From Flavobacterium sp. 102, a single genomic window includes:
- a CDS encoding outer membrane beta-barrel protein, with amino-acid sequence MMKKLLFTAVLLAGTFFAQAQEVKYGVKAGVDFATVKVKFMGTSASASETGFFLGGFANIGLSEKFSVQPELLYVAISDSNFFSLPLLAKYAVAEKIGLLAGPSLNYFSDFEEDKLKLNIDFGATYDITEEIDVNAKYSLGMGDVSVSGVFIGAGYKF; translated from the coding sequence ATGATGAAAAAATTACTTTTTACAGCAGTCTTATTGGCCGGAACTTTTTTTGCGCAAGCTCAGGAAGTAAAATACGGAGTGAAAGCAGGTGTTGATTTTGCGACCGTTAAAGTTAAATTTATGGGAACTTCTGCCTCGGCATCCGAAACCGGTTTTTTCCTTGGAGGATTTGCTAATATTGGATTGTCTGAAAAATTTTCAGTTCAACCTGAATTACTTTATGTGGCGATTTCAGATTCTAACTTCTTTAGTCTTCCGCTATTGGCAAAATATGCTGTTGCTGAAAAAATAGGTTTGTTAGCGGGTCCTAGTTTGAATTATTTTAGTGATTTTGAAGAAGACAAGTTGAAGTTGAATATCGATTTTGGGGCAACCTATGATATTACGGAAGAAATTGATGTAAATGCCAAATACTCTTTAGGGATGGGTGATGTAAGTGTAAGTGGCGTATTTATTGGTGCCGGATACAAGTTTTAA